The following is a genomic window from Salinibacterium sp. UTAS2018.
GCGGCAGAAAAACACGGTTTTGGCGCGCGGCCGCAATCGAAACCCATTCGCCGGTAAGGATGTCTTGGCGCATGGTCGCCGTCGCGGGGCGAGGGTCGAGAGTGCGGCTATCGACCGAGCGCTCGTCGCCGAGAGTGGTGTCGGCGTCATCAAAGTAAATGAGTTCGCGACCGTCGTTCAGGGTCGTCGGGCGCTTCGTAATTTTTGTCGTCATTCTGAGGCTCCCTCTTCGGCGCGCAGGCGGGCTTCCCAGGCGCTGCGAACCATTTCTTCGGCGGTGTGACGCATCTTCCAATCGAGGTCGCGCGCGGCAAGTTCGCCAGTGGCCACAATGCGGGGCGGGTCTCCAGCGCGGCGCGGCGCGATCTCGGGGGTGAAGTCGATTCCGGTCACGGATGCCACGGCCGTCATGATTTCGGCGACGGAGAGTCCGTCACCGCTTCCCAGGTTGTAGGCCGGTTCGATGCTGTCGTGCGCCTCGAGGCGACGAGCTGCGGCAACGTGGGCGGCAGCGATATCGGCGACGTGAACATAGTCACGCACGTTCGTTCCATCGGGGGTCGGGTAGTCGTCGCCATTGATCCGCGGCGTCTTGCCGGCAACGAGCGCTTCGAACACGAGCGGGAAAAGGTTGTGGGGGCTCGTGTCGTAGACCGCGGCATCCCCAGATCCAACAACGTTGAAGTAGCGAAGTGAGGTGTGGCGAAGGCCGGTAGCGACTTCTTGGTCGCGCAATAGCCATTCTCCGATGAGCTTCGACTCTCCATAAGGGGAGAGGGGGGCTTTCGCCGTGGCCTCGGTCACCACATCCACATCCGGGGTTCCGAACACGGCGGCGCTGGAGGAGAACACGATCTGTTCGACGTCGCACTCGACCATAGCTTCGAGTAAAGCAAGCGTTCCGGTCACGTTCTGGGAGTAAGTGTGAAGGGGGCGGTTCACGGAGACGCCCGCATATTTGAAGCCGGCCACATGGATGACACCAGTGACGTCATGCGTCTTCATCGCGTCGATGAGCGCTGTTTTGTCGAGGATGCTGGACTGCACGAGTGGCACGCCCTCGGGAACGAACTTCTGGAATCCGCTCGACAGGTCATCCACAATCACGGTCTTCATTCCCGC
Proteins encoded in this region:
- the galE gene encoding UDP-glucose 4-epimerase GalE, producing the protein MTWMVTGGAGYIGAHVVRALIDAGMKTVIVDDLSSGFQKFVPEGVPLVQSSILDKTALIDAMKTHDVTGVIHVAGFKYAGVSVNRPLHTYSQNVTGTLALLEAMVECDVEQIVFSSSAAVFGTPDVDVVTEATAKAPLSPYGESKLIGEWLLRDQEVATGLRHTSLRYFNVVGSGDAAVYDTSPHNLFPLVFEALVAGKTPRINGDDYPTPDGTNVRDYVHVADIAAAHVAAARRLEAHDSIEPAYNLGSGDGLSVAEIMTAVASVTGIDFTPEIAPRRAGDPPRIVATGELAARDLDWKMRHTAEEMVRSAWEARLRAEEGASE